One region of Eupeodes corollae chromosome 1, idEupCoro1.1, whole genome shotgun sequence genomic DNA includes:
- the LOC129943166 gene encoding jerky protein homolog-like, producing MRTGFIMKFYFNYSIQCKEMPRTYEKKRSPAQYDITDLKKAVFDVVNKKMTFRQAEEYYHIPKTVIFNRIKGRKTPVMIMGSGRTPAIPKEIEDEIVRCLITRSEMGIPCDKKEMRELVGEYIKASGLKTPFKNNVPGEDWYLGFMKRNPQLSLKKPEHLQKVRKDARNPFVVYDFYDKLQKVIEEHQLADKPQFVFNADESGFHHDPSRIRAIGVKGKALSRVSGGSGRESTTVLACVSADGSVLPPLIIFKGAAVQARWTSTDGFPGTLYATSKNGWMEEAQFLNWFANGFIPFVKEIRSKESTLNQSALLVYDGHCSHISVKIIEIALQNNIVLMRLPSHLTDKMQPLDKCVFGPIKTHWEKKLIAYGKTQMGKGCMRLSKQLFSQFIGETWKEAMSADNIISGFLSTGLFPVDRFKFPESEFPSKLLQDYHKSLNASDMVSAQSEAVLEIESKQFLTYFMFI from the coding sequence ATGAGAACAggttttataatgaaattttattttaattattcgaTACAGTGTAAAGAAATGCCCCGCACATATGAAAAAAAGAGATCACCTGCCCAATACGACATTACTGATCTTAAAAAGGCAGTTTTTGAcgttgtcaacaaaaaaatgacattcCGGCAGGCTGAGGAATATTATCATATTCCAAAAACTGTTATTTTCAACAGAATAAAAGGCCGAAAAACACCCGTCATGATAATGGGATCTGGGAGAACACCTGCCATTCCTAAAGAAATTGAGGATGAAATAGTTCGGTGTCTTATAACACGCTCAGAAATGGGCATTCCTtgtgataaaaaagaaatgcgGGAATTAGTCGGGGAATATATTAAAGCGAGCGGTTtaaaaacaccttttaaaaacaatgttccaGGGGAAGATTGGTACTTAGGGTTTATGAAGCGCAATCCccaactttcattaaaaaaacccGAACATTTACAAAAGGTTCGGAAGGATGCAAGGAATCCCTTTGTAgtttatgatttttatgatAAACTCCAGAAAGTAATAGAAGAACATCAATTAGCCGATAAACCACAGTTTGTTTTCAACGCAGACGAAAGTGGCTTTCACCACGATCCTAGTCGTATTCGTGCAATAGGCGTAAAAGGCAAAGCTTTGAGTAGAGTTTCTGGAGGATCTGGACGCGAATCCACAACTGTGCTGGCATGCGTGTCTGCGGATGGTTCAGTATTGCCACCATTGATAATTTTCAAAGGTGCTGCTGTACAAGCCAGGTGGACTTCAACAGATGGGTTTCCTGGAACGTTGTATGCAACCTCAAAAAATGGTTGGATGGAAGAAGCACAATTTCTCAATTGGTTTGCAAACGGTTTTATTCCGTTTGTAAAAGAAATTCGCTCAAAAGAATCCACCCTAAATCAGTCAGCTTTGCTTGTATATGATGGACATTGTAGTCACATAAGTGTTAAAATCATTGAAATAGCTCTGCAAAACAATATAGTATTAATGCGCCTACCAAGCCACCTTACAGACAAAATGCAACCTTTAGATAAATGCGTCTTTGGCCCAATAAAAACCCATTGggaaaaaaaactgattgcCTATGGTAAGACACAAATGGGTAAAGGCTGTATGCGTTTAAGTAAGCAATTGTTTTCTCAATTCATCGGAGAAACTTGGAAAGAAGCCATGAGCGCAGACAACATTATTTCTGGGTTTCTAAGCACTGGTTTGTTTCCTGTTGATCGATTTAAGTTTCCTGAAAGTGAATTTCCGTCAAAGCTTCTCCAAGACTATCATAAAAGTTTAAATGCTTCTGATATGGTGTCAGCACAAAGCGAAGCCGTTCTTGAAATAGAAAGTAAACAATTCTTAACATATTTTATGTTCATTTAA
- the LOC129938940 gene encoding discs overgrown protein kinase: MELRVGNKYRLGRKIGSGSFGDIYLGTTINTGEEVAIKLECIRTKHPQLHIESKFYKMMQGGIGIPRIIWCGSEGDYNVMVMELLGPSLEDLFNFCARRFSLKTVLLLADQMISRIDYIHSRDFIHRDIKPDNFLMGLGKKGNLVYIIDFGLAKKFRDTRTLRHIPYRENKNLTGTARYASINTHLGIEQSRRDDLESLGYVLMYFNLGALPWQGLKAANKRQKYERISEKKLSTTILSLCKGFPSEFVNYLNFCRQMHFEQRPDYCYLRKLFRNLFHRLGFTYDYVFDWNLLKFGGPRNPAVQQQQEDGTGEANAANKQNPQIVSSHTAVVPSSGGGVGLVSTTGGGGGNNAPMVGASGTGSGAVGANDDAMAVATNSSRPYDTPERRPSIRIRGGPTVVVNDSRNNK, encoded by the coding sequence atggagTTACGTGTTGGAAACAAATACAGATTAGGCCGAAAAATCGGTTCTGGTTCATTTGGTGATATCTACCTGGGCACAACAATCAATACCGGCGAAGAAGTCGCCATCAAATTAGAATGCATCCGAACAAAACACCCCCAATTGCACATTGAGagtaaattctataaaatgatGCAAGGCGGTATTGGAATACCGCGCATAATATGGTGTGGCTCTGAGGGCGACTATAACGTCATGGTAATGGAACTGCTTGGTCCATCTTTAGAGgatctatttaatttttgtgcgAGACGCTTCTCTCTCAAAACCGTACTTTTGTTGGCCGATCAAATGATATCACGTATCGACTACATACACTCACGAGACTTTATCCACCGGGACATCAAACCAGATAACTTCCTTATGGGCCTCGGCAAAAAGGGTAACTTAGTATATATCATAGACTTTGGTTTAGCGAAAAAATTCCGTGATACACGAACCCTGCGACATATACCGTatcgagaaaataaaaatctcacTGGTACCGCTCGTTACGCCTCCATTAACACCCACTTAGGAATTGAACAATCACGTCGTGACGATCTAGAATCCTTAGGCTATGTTCTCATGTATTTCAATTTGGGTGCGCTACCCTGGCAGGGTCTAAAGGCTGCCAATAAACGACAAAAATATGAACGCATTTCCGAGAAGAAACTCTCCACAACGATATTGTCCCTATGCAAGGGTTTCCCAAGTGAATTCGTCAACTATCTAAATTTCTGCCGTCAAATGCATTTCGAACAACGTCCAGACTATTGCTACTTGCGTAAGTTGTTCCGCAATTTGTTCCATCGTCTCGGCTTCACCTATGATTATGTCTTCGACTGGAACCTCCTCAAATTCGGAGGGCCCCGCAATCCGGCAGTTCAACAGCAGCAAGAGGACGGCACTGGTGAGGCGAATGCCGCCAACAAACAGAATCCACAGATTGTCAGCAGTCATACAGCTGTGGTGCCCAGTTCTGGAGGTGGTGTAGGTTTAGTTAGCACCACCGGTGGCGGTGGTGGTAATAATGCACCGATGGTAGGAGCAAGTGGCACTGGCAGTGGTGCTGTAGGTGCTAATGATGACGCAATGGCCGTTGCAACAAATTCATCAAGGCCTTACGACACGCCCGAGCGGCGTCCCTCAATCAGAATTCGAGGAGGGCCCACGGTCGTTGTCAATGACAGtagaaacaataaataa